One Streptomyces sp. NBC_01237 genomic region harbors:
- a CDS encoding Lhr family ATP-dependent helicase, protein MVGSALDSFSPATRSWFAGAFSAPTAAQEGAWRAIGEGSDVLVVAPTGSGKTLAAFLASLDRLAAVPPPAEAKKRCRVLYVSPLKALAVDVERNLRSPLTGIRQESVRLGLPEPEVRVGIRSGDTPPAERRSMVTKPPDILITTPESLFLMLTSSAREALAGIETVILDEVHAVAGTKRGAHLAVSLERLDELLPRPARRIGLSATVRPVDEVARFLSPQRKVEIVQPPSAKEFDLSVVVPVEDLGELGGSPATDGGADQAEKPSIWPHVEERIADLVQSHRSTIVFANSRRLAERLCNRLNEIAYERATGAVFDEHGSGTPLPEPLPEAHSPAEVMAQSGAAKGAPALLARAHHGSVSKEQRAQVEEDLKAGRLPAVVATSSLELGIDMGAVDLVVQVESPPSVASGLQRVGRAGHQVGAVSTGVVFPKYRGDLVQAAVVTERMRQGAIEALRIPANPLDVLAQQLVAMVALDTWQADDLLALARRAAPFASLPESAFTAVLDMLAGRYPSDAFAELRPRVVWDRVAGTVTGRPGAQRLAVTSGGTIPDRGLFGVFLAGADPKKGGGRVGELDEEMVYESRVGDVFTLGTTSWRIEDITRDRVLVSPAPGVPGRLPFWKGDQLGRPLELGRALGAFLREIGGLSEEDARLRLLAAGLDAWAADNILSYLDEQRRACGHVPDDRTILVERFRDELGDWRVVVHSPFGAQVHAPWALALSARLRERYGMDAQVMHADDGIVLRLPDADLMGLDLLDFDPAQGPDAAGGAGGPGAALPDGAFDSEQAPVGAADVVFDKGEIQQIVTDQVGGSALFASRFRECAARALLLPRRSPGKRTPLWQQRQRASQLLQVASEFGSFPIVLEAVRECLQDVFDVPGLTELMGDLEARRIRLVEVTTPEPSPFARSLLFGYVAQFLYEGDSPLAERRAAALSLDSHLLAELLGRAELRELLDADVLTELEQELQWLTEDRKIKDIEGVADLLRVLGPLTEAELADRGAQPGWAPELASARRAIKVRIAGADHWAAIEDAGRLRDALGTALPVGVPEAFTEPVKDPLGDLLARFARTHGPFTSTRAAERFGLGTAVTDGALQRLSASGRTVQGEFHPAGIGQEWCDATVLRRLRRRSLAALRHELEPVPPAALAAFLPQWQHLGGNSLRGIDGLARAVEQLQGAPVPASALEKLILPSRVTGYTPAMLDELTTTGEVVWAGAGALPGKDGWLSLYPADSAPLLLPPPHPLEQSALHESVLTVLSGGYGLFFRQIADQVRATTHPDCTEPQLADALWDLAWSGRLTNDTLAPLRSLLGSGRTAGSTAHRARRSVPRGRYGSLTAAARPASRTGPPTVSGRWSLLPPAEPEPTHRAHALARTLLDRHGVVTRGAVQAEGVEGGFSATYRILAAFEDNGQARRGYVVEGLGAAQFAMDGAVDRLRAASTARDRTDPGTAPRALVLAAADPANAYGAALPWPEPPDGAGHKPGRKAGALVVLVDGELTLYMERGGKTLLAWPSDPDSPALRAAAEALAAAARAGALGTVTVERTNGTSSLTSPLGRTLEAAGFLATPRGLRLRA, encoded by the coding sequence ATGGTCGGCTCCGCACTCGATTCGTTCTCGCCCGCGACCCGCAGCTGGTTCGCCGGTGCCTTCAGCGCGCCGACGGCCGCGCAGGAGGGCGCCTGGCGCGCCATCGGTGAGGGCAGCGATGTGCTGGTCGTCGCGCCGACCGGCTCCGGCAAGACCCTCGCCGCGTTTCTGGCCTCGCTGGACCGGCTGGCCGCCGTCCCGCCGCCCGCCGAGGCGAAGAAGCGCTGCCGTGTGCTGTACGTGTCCCCGCTCAAGGCTCTCGCCGTCGATGTGGAGCGCAATCTCCGCTCACCGCTGACCGGTATCCGCCAGGAATCGGTGCGGCTCGGACTGCCCGAGCCGGAGGTACGGGTGGGGATCCGGTCCGGCGACACCCCGCCGGCCGAGCGGCGCTCCATGGTGACCAAGCCCCCGGACATCCTGATCACCACACCCGAGTCGCTGTTCCTGATGCTCACCTCCTCGGCCCGGGAGGCCCTCGCGGGTATCGAGACCGTGATCCTCGACGAGGTGCACGCCGTCGCCGGTACGAAGCGCGGTGCCCATCTCGCCGTCTCCCTGGAGCGGCTGGACGAGCTGCTGCCCAGGCCCGCCCGCCGGATCGGCCTGTCCGCGACGGTCCGGCCCGTCGACGAGGTGGCGCGCTTCCTCTCACCGCAGCGGAAGGTGGAGATCGTCCAGCCTCCGTCCGCCAAGGAATTCGACCTGTCGGTGGTCGTGCCCGTCGAGGACCTGGGCGAGCTGGGCGGCTCCCCCGCCACCGACGGCGGTGCCGACCAGGCGGAGAAGCCGTCGATCTGGCCGCATGTCGAGGAGCGCATCGCCGATCTCGTCCAGTCGCACCGCTCCACGATCGTCTTCGCCAACTCCCGGCGACTGGCGGAGCGGCTCTGCAACCGGCTCAACGAGATCGCGTACGAGCGCGCGACCGGAGCCGTGTTCGATGAGCACGGCTCCGGCACACCCCTCCCGGAGCCCCTTCCGGAGGCCCACTCCCCCGCGGAGGTCATGGCCCAGTCCGGCGCGGCGAAGGGCGCCCCCGCACTGCTGGCCCGCGCGCACCACGGCTCGGTCTCCAAGGAGCAGCGGGCCCAGGTCGAGGAGGACCTCAAGGCGGGACGGCTGCCGGCCGTCGTCGCCACCTCCAGCCTGGAGCTGGGCATCGACATGGGCGCGGTCGATCTGGTGGTCCAGGTCGAGTCACCGCCGTCCGTCGCCTCCGGGCTGCAGCGGGTGGGCCGGGCCGGGCACCAGGTGGGCGCGGTCTCGACCGGAGTCGTCTTCCCGAAGTACCGCGGCGATCTGGTGCAGGCCGCCGTCGTCACCGAGCGGATGCGCCAAGGCGCCATCGAAGCCCTGCGCATCCCGGCCAATCCCCTGGACGTGCTCGCCCAGCAGCTGGTCGCCATGGTCGCGCTGGACACCTGGCAGGCCGACGACCTGCTGGCCCTCGCCCGCCGGGCGGCCCCGTTCGCCTCGCTCCCCGAATCGGCGTTCACCGCCGTGCTCGACATGCTCGCCGGACGCTATCCGTCCGATGCCTTCGCGGAGCTCCGGCCGCGAGTGGTGTGGGACCGCGTCGCCGGAACGGTCACCGGCCGCCCCGGCGCACAACGGCTCGCCGTCACCTCCGGCGGGACCATTCCCGACCGCGGGCTCTTCGGCGTCTTCCTCGCGGGGGCGGACCCGAAGAAGGGGGGCGGCCGGGTCGGCGAGCTGGACGAGGAGATGGTCTACGAGTCCCGGGTCGGTGATGTCTTCACGCTGGGCACCACGTCCTGGCGGATCGAGGACATCACCCGAGACCGGGTCCTCGTCTCGCCCGCGCCGGGCGTTCCGGGACGGCTGCCGTTCTGGAAGGGCGACCAGTTGGGCCGTCCGCTGGAGCTCGGCCGCGCGCTGGGCGCGTTCCTCCGGGAGATCGGCGGGCTGTCGGAGGAGGATGCCCGGCTCCGGCTGCTCGCCGCCGGGCTCGACGCCTGGGCCGCGGACAACATCCTGTCGTACCTGGACGAGCAGCGCCGTGCCTGCGGCCATGTTCCGGACGACCGGACGATCCTGGTCGAGCGGTTCCGGGACGAGCTGGGTGACTGGCGGGTCGTGGTGCACTCCCCCTTCGGCGCCCAGGTGCACGCTCCCTGGGCACTGGCCCTGTCCGCCCGGCTGCGTGAGCGGTACGGGATGGACGCCCAGGTCATGCATGCCGACGACGGCATCGTGCTGCGGCTGCCCGACGCCGATCTGATGGGTCTGGATCTGCTCGACTTCGATCCCGCCCAGGGCCCGGACGCGGCGGGCGGCGCGGGCGGGCCGGGCGCGGCGCTCCCCGATGGCGCGTTCGACAGCGAGCAGGCCCCGGTCGGCGCGGCCGACGTCGTGTTCGACAAGGGCGAGATCCAGCAGATCGTCACCGATCAGGTGGGCGGCTCGGCACTGTTCGCCTCCCGGTTCCGCGAGTGTGCGGCGCGTGCTCTGCTGCTGCCCCGGCGCAGCCCCGGAAAGCGCACCCCGCTCTGGCAGCAGCGCCAGCGCGCCTCCCAACTGCTCCAGGTCGCGTCCGAGTTCGGTTCGTTCCCCATCGTTCTCGAAGCGGTCCGTGAATGCCTCCAGGACGTCTTCGACGTTCCCGGACTCACCGAACTGATGGGCGACCTGGAGGCGCGTCGTATCCGGCTGGTCGAGGTGACCACACCGGAGCCCTCGCCGTTCGCCCGCTCGCTCCTCTTCGGCTATGTCGCGCAGTTCCTGTACGAGGGCGACTCCCCGCTCGCCGAGCGACGGGCCGCCGCGCTCTCCCTCGACTCCCATCTCCTGGCCGAACTGCTCGGCCGGGCAGAGCTGCGCGAGCTGCTCGACGCCGATGTGCTGACCGAGCTGGAGCAGGAGCTCCAGTGGCTCACCGAGGACCGGAAGATCAAGGACATCGAGGGCGTCGCCGACCTCCTTCGTGTCCTCGGCCCGCTCACCGAAGCCGAGTTGGCCGACCGGGGCGCCCAGCCCGGGTGGGCACCGGAGCTGGCGTCGGCCCGCCGCGCCATCAAGGTCCGCATCGCCGGCGCCGACCACTGGGCGGCGATCGAGGACGCGGGCCGGTTGCGCGACGCCCTGGGCACCGCCCTTCCCGTCGGTGTCCCTGAGGCGTTCACCGAACCGGTGAAGGACCCTCTCGGCGACCTCCTCGCCCGCTTCGCCCGTACCCACGGCCCGTTCACCTCGACCCGGGCCGCCGAGCGCTTCGGGCTCGGCACCGCCGTCACCGACGGAGCGCTGCAACGGCTGTCCGCGTCGGGCCGGACCGTCCAGGGCGAGTTCCATCCGGCGGGCATCGGACAGGAGTGGTGCGACGCGACCGTTCTTCGCCGACTGCGCCGTCGATCGCTCGCCGCGCTCCGCCACGAGCTGGAGCCGGTTCCCCCGGCCGCACTCGCCGCCTTCCTCCCCCAGTGGCAGCACCTGGGCGGCAACAGCCTGCGCGGGATCGACGGACTGGCCCGCGCCGTCGAGCAGTTGCAGGGCGCCCCGGTTCCCGCATCCGCGCTGGAGAAGCTGATCCTGCCGAGCCGGGTCACGGGCTACACCCCCGCGATGCTCGACGAGCTGACGACGACCGGCGAGGTCGTCTGGGCCGGTGCGGGCGCTCTTCCCGGCAAGGACGGCTGGCTCTCCCTCTATCCGGCGGACAGTGCGCCCCTGCTGCTGCCGCCACCGCATCCGCTGGAGCAGTCCGCGCTGCACGAATCGGTCCTCACCGTCCTGTCCGGCGGTTACGGCCTCTTCTTCCGGCAGATCGCCGACCAGGTCCGCGCGACCACCCACCCGGACTGCACCGAACCGCAGTTGGCCGACGCCCTCTGGGACCTGGCCTGGTCCGGGCGCCTCACCAACGACACTCTCGCCCCGCTGCGCTCGCTCCTGGGCTCGGGACGCACGGCGGGCTCGACCGCACACCGGGCCAGACGCAGCGTGCCACGAGGCCGCTACGGATCACTCACCGCGGCCGCCCGGCCGGCGTCCCGCACGGGCCCGCCCACCGTCTCGGGCCGCTGGTCCCTGCTGCCCCCGGCCGAACCGGAGCCGACCCACCGCGCCCACGCCCTCGCCCGTACCCTGCTCGACCGCCACGGCGTGGTGACCCGTGGAGCGGTGCAGGCAGAAGGCGTCGAGGGCGGCTTCTCCGCGACGTACCGCATCCTCGCCGCCTTCGAGGACAACGGTCAGGCACGGCGGGGCTATGTCGTCGAGGGGCTGGGAGCCGCACAGTTCGCGATGGACGGAGCCGTCGACCGGCTGCGGGCCGCGTCCACCGCCCGCGACCGTACGGACCCGGGGACCGCGCCCCGCGCCCTGGTCCTCGCGGCGGCCGACCCGGCCAATGCCTACGGGGCCGCCCTGCCCTGGCCCGAACCGCCGGACGGAGCAGGCCACAAACCGGGCCGCAAGGCGGGGGCCCTCGTGGTGCTCGTGGACGGTGAGCTGACGCTCTACATGGAGCGCGGTGGCAAGACGCTGCTGGCCTGGCCCTCGGACCCCGACTCCCCCGCGCTGAGAGCGGCGGCCGAGGCGCTGGCCGCTGCCGCGCGCGCCGGCGCTCTCGGCACCGTCACGGTGGAGCGCACCAATGGCACCTCCTCCCTCACCTCGCCCCTGGGCCGCACCCTGGAAGCCGCCGGATTCCTCGCCACCCCGAGAGGGCTGCGCCTGCGCGCCTGA
- a CDS encoding helix-turn-helix transcriptional regulator: MAGVDGTKEWARYWQHAELPDLDLLRARYVRHTFPRHSHEGYVFGTITRGVEDVGLPGGTVHAGPGMVVMINPEVPHTARAGVPEGWVYATLYPSAQVINDIAADVTSLRGTVGFAETSAADPGAARLITEIHRAAEEGNALAADSLLRVMVARLLNRHGSPLPTLAPHAAGAGDAARARAVLEERMTGPPTLETLAAELGTSPFALLRAFRKRYGMPPHTWLTDARVRRARRMLDAGVTPADAAAAVGFTDQPHLNRHFTRIVGVPPGAYQRERARTYKTGPDRSP; the protein is encoded by the coding sequence ATGGCGGGAGTGGACGGGACGAAGGAGTGGGCGAGGTACTGGCAGCACGCGGAGCTGCCCGACCTCGATCTTCTGCGCGCCCGGTACGTCCGCCACACGTTCCCCCGGCACAGCCACGAGGGCTACGTCTTCGGCACGATCACCCGCGGCGTCGAGGACGTCGGACTGCCCGGCGGCACGGTGCACGCGGGCCCCGGCATGGTGGTCATGATCAATCCGGAGGTGCCGCACACCGCCCGCGCCGGAGTCCCCGAGGGCTGGGTGTACGCCACGCTCTATCCGTCGGCCCAGGTGATCAACGACATCGCCGCCGACGTGACGAGCCTGCGCGGGACCGTCGGGTTCGCCGAGACCAGCGCGGCCGACCCCGGGGCGGCCCGGCTGATCACCGAGATACACCGTGCCGCGGAGGAGGGCAACGCGCTGGCCGCCGACAGCCTGCTGCGGGTCATGGTGGCCCGGTTGCTGAACCGGCACGGCAGCCCGTTGCCCACCCTCGCCCCGCACGCCGCGGGCGCCGGCGACGCCGCCCGTGCCCGTGCCGTGCTGGAGGAACGGATGACCGGGCCGCCCACCCTGGAGACGCTCGCCGCCGAACTGGGGACCAGCCCGTTCGCGCTGCTGAGGGCCTTCAGGAAGCGCTACGGGATGCCGCCGCACACCTGGCTCACCGATGCGCGGGTGCGCAGGGCGCGACGCATGCTCGACGCGGGTGTCACCCCCGCCGACGCCGCGGCGGCCGTCGGCTTCACCGATCAGCCGCATCTCAACCGTCACTTCACCCGGATCGTGGGGGTGCCACCGGGCGCGTACCAGCGCGAGCGCGCAAGAACGTACAAGACCGGCCCGGACCGCTCGCCGTAA
- a CDS encoding AzlC family ABC transporter permease, whose protein sequence is MAEQTAPPQSADVGAGREKPDAAVVRDALGVGIAVGLSGFAFGVTSAGSGLTLLQTCALSLLVFTGASQFALVGALAAGGNPYTAAAGAFFLGVRNVFYGLRLSQLLSLPRALRPFAAQWAIDETTAVTLPQPTRRAARIGFTVTGLTLYVLWNLTTLVGALGAEALGDTDAWGLDAASPAVFLALLAPMLKSTTERVTAALAVLLALGLLPVLPAGLPVLLSALAAPVVLFLMGRPKKAEERR, encoded by the coding sequence GTGGCAGAACAGACAGCACCCCCTCAGAGCGCGGACGTCGGCGCCGGGCGGGAGAAGCCGGACGCGGCGGTCGTACGGGACGCGCTCGGCGTCGGCATCGCCGTCGGGCTCTCCGGCTTCGCGTTCGGCGTCACCTCGGCGGGATCCGGACTCACGCTTCTCCAGACCTGCGCACTCAGCCTCCTCGTCTTCACCGGAGCCTCGCAGTTCGCCCTGGTGGGCGCGCTCGCGGCGGGCGGCAATCCGTACACCGCGGCGGCCGGAGCGTTCTTTCTCGGCGTCCGCAACGTCTTCTACGGCCTGCGCCTGTCGCAGCTGCTCTCCCTGCCGCGCGCCCTACGCCCCTTCGCCGCACAGTGGGCCATCGACGAGACGACGGCTGTCACGCTGCCCCAGCCCACCCGGCGGGCCGCGCGGATCGGCTTCACGGTCACCGGGCTCACCCTGTACGTGCTGTGGAACCTGACCACGCTGGTGGGCGCGCTGGGTGCCGAGGCGCTCGGCGACACCGACGCCTGGGGGCTGGACGCGGCGAGTCCCGCGGTCTTCCTGGCCCTGCTCGCGCCGATGCTGAAGAGCACCACGGAACGCGTCACGGCGGCACTCGCGGTGCTGCTGGCCCTGGGCCTGCTGCCCGTGCTGCCCGCGGGACTGCCGGTCCTCCTGTCGGCGCTCGCCGCACCCGTGGTCCTTTTCCTGATGGGGCGCCCGAAGAAGGCCGAGGAGCGCCGATGA
- a CDS encoding AzlD domain-containing protein, which translates to MNVWIAIGLTAAGCYLAKLLGLVVPAGVLERPLVQRLAALLPVALLAALTAQQTFGDGRQLVLDARGVGLAAAALALALRAPFLVVVGAAVVVTAGVRALG; encoded by the coding sequence ATGAACGTCTGGATCGCCATCGGACTGACCGCCGCCGGCTGCTACCTGGCGAAACTCCTGGGGCTGGTCGTACCGGCCGGAGTGCTGGAACGGCCACTGGTGCAGCGCCTGGCCGCGCTCCTTCCGGTGGCGCTGCTCGCCGCCCTCACCGCACAGCAGACCTTCGGTGACGGCCGGCAGCTGGTGCTCGACGCCCGGGGCGTGGGCCTCGCCGCGGCAGCGCTCGCGCTGGCTCTGCGGGCCCCCTTCCTGGTCGTGGTCGGCGCCGCCGTCGTGGTGACGGCGGGCGTACGGGCGCTGGGCTGA
- a CDS encoding DUF3046 domain-containing protein, whose translation MRLTIFWERMADHFGEGYADSFARDHVMAELGGRTVHQALAAGWDAKDVWRGVCKAVDIPAHKR comes from the coding sequence ATGCGGTTGACGATTTTCTGGGAACGGATGGCGGACCACTTCGGTGAGGGGTACGCGGATTCGTTCGCGCGCGACCATGTGATGGCCGAACTGGGCGGTCGTACGGTGCACCAGGCACTCGCCGCCGGATGGGATGCCAAGGACGTCTGGCGAGGAGTCTGCAAGGCCGTGGACATCCCCGCCCACAAGCGCTGA
- a CDS encoding AI-2E family transporter, with protein MPGWLPRAMVLALALYACFRLGSWAFDQLIGLLINVLISFFLALAIEPAVSRMSARGMRRGLATFLVFLGVLIAGVGFIVLLGSMLAGQIVDMVDEFPKYLDSVISWVNQTFNTDLSRVEVQDSLLHSDWLQKYVQNSATGVLDVSTTVLGGLFRLLTIFLFSFYFAADGPRLRRALCSVLPPARQAEVLRAWEIAVDKTGGYLYSRGLMALISGIAHYILLVILGVPYAPALAVWVGLVSQFIPTIGTYLAGALPMLIAFTVDPWYAVWVLGFVVVYQQFENYVLQPKLTSKTVDIHPAVAFGSVIAGTALMGAVGALIAIPAVATLQAFLGAYVKRYDVTDDPRVHGRHGWQRGESVRSRIRRAVSAPGSGDGTSGPVRPAGSDGQDRSGGSDGPESADGSGGATGTGDRS; from the coding sequence ATGCCCGGCTGGCTGCCGCGCGCGATGGTGCTGGCACTGGCGCTCTATGCCTGTTTCCGGCTCGGCAGCTGGGCGTTCGACCAGCTCATCGGGTTGCTGATCAACGTGCTCATCTCGTTCTTCCTCGCGCTCGCCATCGAGCCCGCGGTGAGCCGGATGTCGGCCCGCGGCATGCGCCGCGGCCTCGCCACGTTCCTCGTCTTCCTCGGCGTGCTGATCGCCGGTGTCGGCTTCATCGTGCTGCTGGGTTCGATGCTCGCCGGTCAGATCGTCGACATGGTCGACGAATTTCCCAAGTACCTCGACTCGGTGATCAGCTGGGTCAACCAGACCTTCAACACCGACCTCTCGCGGGTCGAGGTGCAGGACAGCCTGCTGCACTCCGACTGGCTGCAGAAGTACGTCCAGAACAGCGCGACCGGCGTGCTGGATGTTTCCACGACGGTGCTCGGCGGGCTGTTCCGGCTGCTGACGATCTTCCTGTTCTCCTTCTACTTCGCGGCCGACGGCCCCCGGCTGCGGCGCGCTCTGTGCTCCGTTCTCCCGCCCGCCCGGCAGGCCGAGGTACTGCGGGCCTGGGAGATCGCGGTCGACAAGACCGGCGGCTATCTCTACTCGCGCGGTCTCATGGCCCTGATCTCCGGCATCGCGCACTACATCCTGCTGGTGATCCTCGGAGTTCCCTACGCCCCGGCCCTCGCGGTCTGGGTCGGGCTGGTCTCGCAGTTCATCCCCACCATCGGTACGTATCTGGCGGGCGCCCTGCCGATGCTGATCGCCTTCACCGTCGACCCCTGGTACGCGGTGTGGGTGCTCGGGTTCGTCGTGGTCTACCAGCAGTTCGAGAACTATGTGCTCCAGCCCAAGCTCACCTCCAAGACCGTGGACATCCATCCCGCGGTCGCGTTCGGCTCGGTGATCGCGGGTACGGCGCTGATGGGTGCCGTCGGCGCGCTGATCGCGATCCCGGCCGTGGCCACGCTCCAGGCGTTCCTCGGCGCCTACGTGAAGCGGTACGACGTGACGGACGACCCGAGAGTCCATGGCCGCCACGGCTGGCAGCGGGGCGAATCGGTGCGCTCACGGATTCGCCGTGCGGTGTCCGCCCCCGGCAGCGGCGACGGAACCAGCGGACCGGTCCGGCCGGCCGGATCCGACGGGCAGGACCGGTCCGGGGGGTCCGACGGACCGGAGAGCGCCGACGGCTCGGGTGGTGCCACGGGGACGGGCGACCGTAGCTGA
- a CDS encoding SDR family oxidoreductase: protein MRTSHSRLSDPGGPRSGAAGSGLAGKVALVAGATRGAGRGIAVQLGAAGATVYVTGRTTGSERSEMDRPETIEETAALVDAAGGRGIAVQVDHLVPDQVSALVGRIGSEQGALHILVNDIWGAEIEWNRSVWESSLETGLRTLRLAVDTHAITSHFAIPLLIETPGGLVIEVTDGTDEYNAVNYRVSFFYDLAKAAVNRMAFALAHELAPHRATAVSLTPGWLRSEAMLQAHGVTEATWRDAIAHSPHFAISETPSFVGRAVAALAQDPEVARWNGTSLSSGQLARVYGFTDLDGSRPDAWRYMTEVQDPGLPADVTGYR from the coding sequence ATGCGGACATCTCATTCAAGACTTTCGGATCCCGGCGGTCCACGTTCCGGCGCTGCAGGTTCCGGGCTCGCCGGAAAGGTCGCGCTGGTCGCGGGGGCTACCCGCGGCGCGGGCCGGGGAATCGCCGTTCAGCTGGGCGCCGCCGGGGCGACCGTGTACGTCACCGGTCGTACCACCGGGTCCGAGCGTTCCGAGATGGACCGGCCCGAGACGATCGAGGAGACCGCGGCTCTCGTCGACGCCGCGGGCGGCCGGGGGATCGCCGTCCAGGTGGACCATCTGGTCCCCGACCAGGTCAGTGCGCTGGTCGGGCGTATCGGAAGCGAGCAGGGAGCCCTGCACATTCTGGTGAACGACATCTGGGGCGCCGAGATCGAGTGGAACAGGTCGGTCTGGGAATCCTCCCTGGAAACCGGCCTGCGCACCCTGCGGCTGGCGGTCGACACACATGCCATCACCAGTCACTTCGCGATCCCGCTTCTCATCGAGACGCCGGGTGGTCTGGTCATCGAGGTGACCGACGGGACGGACGAGTACAACGCCGTCAACTACCGGGTGTCGTTCTTCTACGACCTGGCGAAGGCCGCGGTGAACCGGATGGCCTTCGCCCTCGCGCACGAACTGGCACCGCACCGCGCGACCGCCGTGTCGCTCACGCCCGGCTGGCTCAGGTCCGAGGCCATGCTCCAGGCCCACGGGGTCACCGAAGCCACCTGGCGTGACGCGATCGCGCACTCGCCCCATTTCGCCATCTCCGAGACCCCGTCCTTCGTCGGCCGGGCCGTGGCCGCCCTCGCGCAGGACCCCGAGGTGGCGCGCTGGAACGGGACATCCCTGTCCAGCGGGCAGCTGGCGCGGGTCTACGGCTTCACCGACCTCGACGGCAGCCGGCCCGACGCCTGGCGGTACATGACCGAGGTCCAGGACCCGGGGCTGCCCGCCGACGTCACCGGATACCGCTGA
- the recA gene encoding recombinase RecA, with protein MAGNDREKALDAALAQIERQFGKGAVMRLGERPNEPIEVIPTGSTALDVALGVGGLPRGRVVEVYGPESSGKTTLTLHAVANAQKLGGTVAFIDAEHALDPEYAKKLGVDIDNLILSQPDNGEQALEIVDMLIRSGALDLIVIDSVAALVPRAEIEGEMGDSHVGLQARLMSQALRKITSALNQSKTTAIFINQLREKIGVMFGSPETTTGGRALKFYASVRLDIRRIETLKDGTDAVGNRTRVKVVKNKVAPPFKQAEFDILYGQGISREGGLIDMGVEHGFVRKAGAWYTYEGDQLGQGKENSRNFLKDNPDLANEIERKILDKLGVGIRPDKDKAKTEAEPATDAAATTDGAAKAAPASATKAKPTKAAAAKS; from the coding sequence ATGGCAGGAAACGACCGCGAGAAGGCGTTGGACGCCGCACTCGCACAGATTGAACGGCAATTCGGCAAGGGCGCGGTGATGCGCCTCGGTGAGCGGCCGAACGAGCCGATCGAGGTGATCCCCACCGGGTCGACCGCGCTCGACGTCGCACTCGGCGTCGGCGGCCTGCCGCGTGGCCGTGTGGTGGAGGTGTACGGGCCGGAGTCCTCCGGCAAGACGACGCTGACGCTGCACGCCGTGGCGAACGCGCAGAAGCTCGGCGGCACGGTGGCCTTCATCGACGCCGAGCACGCCCTCGACCCCGAGTACGCGAAGAAGCTCGGCGTCGACATCGACAACCTCATCCTGTCCCAGCCGGACAACGGTGAGCAGGCGCTGGAAATCGTGGACATGCTGATCCGCTCCGGTGCCCTCGACCTGATCGTCATCGACTCCGTCGCGGCCCTGGTGCCCCGTGCGGAGATCGAGGGCGAGATGGGTGACTCGCACGTGGGTCTGCAGGCCCGTCTGATGAGCCAGGCCCTCCGTAAGATCACCAGCGCGCTCAACCAGTCCAAGACCACCGCGATCTTCATCAACCAGCTCCGCGAGAAGATCGGTGTGATGTTCGGCTCCCCGGAGACCACGACCGGTGGCCGGGCCCTGAAGTTCTACGCCTCGGTGCGCCTCGACATCCGCCGGATCGAGACGCTGAAGGACGGTACCGACGCCGTCGGTAACCGCACCCGTGTCAAGGTCGTGAAGAACAAGGTCGCGCCGCCCTTCAAGCAGGCCGAGTTCGACATCCTCTACGGCCAGGGAATCAGCCGCGAGGGCGGCCTGATCGACATGGGCGTGGAGCACGGCTTCGTCCGCAAGGCCGGCGCCTGGTACACGTACGAGGGCGATCAGCTCGGCCAGGGCAAGGAGAACTCCCGCAACTTCCTCAAGGACAACCCCGATCTCGCCAATGAGATCGAGAGGAAGATCCTCGACAAGCTGGGTGTCGGCATCCGGCCGGACAAGGACAAGGCCAAGACAGAGGCCGAACCGGCCACGGACGCGGCGGCGACCACCGACGGTGCGGCGAAGGCGGCACCCGCGTCGGCCACCAAGGCCAAGCCGACCAAGGCCGCGGCGGCAAAGAGCTAG